aactggaaaatcaccccccccccccaagagccagctctaggaccgcccctgattCCAGTCTTTGGTATCTGGCTCGTAGACAACACCTTTTGTGAAGCTGTATGTTGGGTGGTCAATTACTTCAACAGGAGTTCGGTCAGTATCCACGAGATGAGTCATTCTTAGCAGTTTGGTATACACTTCCGGTGACTGTGTCCGCAAGACATAACGGCTACCGTTTGCTTCCTTCACAGCAGATACCAGATGACGGTTTCCGTATCCGACAATAGCGTCGACAGATCGTGAAATCAAGAAAGGATTTTGTGGGAGAGTTGGTCGATCGTCATCTTTATCAGAGACCATTCGTAGGAGCATTATGCGTAGAACACCATCATTTTCGTTGTTTGTCATCCATGCTGGGATAGAACCTCTGTCATCCGGTGGATCTGGGTCCCTGCCCGCCATGGCAGGTCGGAGCGAGAGCTTTACTCTCAGTAACCAGTTATTCCTATATTCGACGAAACTTGTTTGCGCGTTTTCTTTTACTCGGGTCACCAAGAATGTAAACAAAGGATGGTTCGGCTATGCGTTCGGAAATTTGCCCAACTTAACGAGTAACTAGACTTATCCGGTATGGAATCCGTTAGTAGTTAATGATTTCTACTGAGGATTTGCGAAAACAGATTTTACAAAATGATTTGGCAgtaaaagaatgaaaaatcatTCAGCTGTATAACACGCGTGTGTACACGGGTGGGTACCCGATCAAAAACGAACTGTTAATTAATTTTACTAGAGGAAAGGAAAGAGGATTGTGTAGGGTCGCTCTCGAGTACAGATTTCCGTCTTGGGTtggtggtggcttcctgtagcgtGGTTTCGTTAGCTACGTCAGGCATTGTCTTCCTGGCCAGCCTTTTTTTCCGGTGATTTCGAACCGGTCCGACGAGAGGTTGTTATAATGAATAGACGAAAAGAGCACTAGATAGAGTAAAGACAGAGGGGaagaggactaaacgaccaagtcagacattttaagatatttgtatatagggtacaaatattcaagatctaagtttgccaagatgtctcgaattggaacaccaggttgtttacttcgggccctaaggcagtgatttgacatgagccgagaaaccagGCGAATAAAATCGCGACgcatgttaaaatgcttaaaccatgcctttgtcggaaccttagggataatcgtatggagccaacgtcaCATTGTGCCAttgtcccagctagactgccaagcgttaatcgctaaagtgcgaggtattgaaaaatattcattgtaagttattatcctctcaaagatttcaccttgtaacgcgcccaccttagccaatgagtccgcattctcattgccttcaataagacaatgagacgggatccaagctaaggtaatcctgtacgaattttcgatcaaagcgcccaatatcccaTTATTTAGGTTTTCCAGGACCGCTAGCCCTATCTATGTTATTCACCTGGAacctgaaaaacaaattttatcctTTCATATATAGGGCTCTTGGTATGCGCCTGATAGTTAGGCTAAAAATTGCCTGCAAGTTTCTTTTAGGTAGTGTGCAAGTGCCAAAAAGAgtatagaaatttaaattaacgtTATAACTTCGACAATTACCCAGTAAATCATTTTGTCTGCACACATTGCACCTACATAAGAAATGAACTCAGGTTGTAGGAGTTCTCAAATTGTTTTAGGGTAAGTATTGTGATAAGAGCGAATCCAGGTAATACCTACTAAAACTTAATTTATGAATTGTTTGTAAAGGGAACAATATAACAAATTTTCGACTTTGGTCGCTGCTAAgaacattcaattttgaaatcctaAAATGTATCTTTATTAAAAATGTGCATACTTTCATCTTAGAAATAAATTTCTCCTTTTCggataaagtaaaaaaatgcagTAATATTAATTTCAAAGGATTTCTAAACAATCTATTTGTTTCTAACAggaaattaaacttttcaactttttgattaGTGGAACcgaagttttaagaaaaaagtaaattattaAATGCTCACGTGCTTACGTTGCTCTTTGTCTTTGCTGTAACTGCCACTGCTGCAAAGTTCCGAGGTATTCATCATCATCCATTGCTACTGTTGTCCCATCGAATATTGTACGGGTAGTTGCTGGTGGTGTTCGACTTACGATCGCCATAGTATCGAGTAAATTGTGCCGTATCGAATGCCGGCTTCGGCGAGTTCTATAACGTATCGACGTTGACGAACATACGGCAACGCTCCCGGAAGGTTTTCTGTGTCCTCTCGCGAATGATGTCCTCAACACTAAGCTCTGTTTGAAGCAGTCGAAGctagaatttgaaaataaattcagatcCATCAAACTTTATCTGGGTTAATACCGGTGAAACAAACCTTTCTCTGTTCCGATTTGAATTCTTTGTTCAGCTTAACATCGTCTCGATTCTGCTCCCTTTTATCCTTCAGTGCTTTCACATTGTCGGCGCATGATTGGATGCATTTTTTGATGGTGTCTTGTCTGTAGCTGTAACCGGCTGCTAGTTGCCGATGCAGATCGCGACATTGGGTCTCTGGATTAATCTGACCCTTAAAGGATTCCGTGGGGAGCGATGTATTGAGAGCATAGATAATCTTATCATCCAAGGCTCGCATCCTTTTGAGTTCTTCCTGAAAAAGGAtaatttaacaattaaaaacaatttcgaTTATGCCGGTCGTTATCAATCGATGTTACACAACAATCTTACCAAAAGCAAGTCATCAAATTGCTTACCTGAAATTGAGAGAAATCGCCGCATTCTTGAATGGAGCTCATATCCGACTGGAAGTTTAACGTTTGAAAGATTTGGTTTCGATAGTTTGATATCAAAGTATAAGCAGGAATCTGagtaaatctttaaaaactgaAAGATTATTTTTGTACACATGCACTTAGGGACCACACTCAGttcgagttttatttttttcgaatttcatttcGAGTTTCGGTCTCATGGTCTTTCCACCTTCACCTCTAGATACCAATCTCAGAAATCTCTCCAAATCAGAAAACACtggaaaaaacttttgaacaaaatatcttTTGCGAAGGGCAGAAAGTTTCGAAAGATTTCACCGACagtaaactatatttttttgtttatgaaatttttaattgtttttattttcacattacTCTCTCTTATGctgaaatttcagaaatgattacagagcaaatttaatatttttacgtTGCGTCGTTATAAAAAGTAACAATAAAGAAGCATCGCTCTTGCTTATATTCTATTATCTTGATAGAAAATTATAGCAAATATTAAAAGATCAAGAATCTAATGGAAGATTGTACTTCTCGTGCATTTCCTTCACCGTCACTCCTTCGAGAACTGCTAACGCTCCCAGCACCTTTTGGGTCGCATCTTTGATATCGTTATATTTGTGCAACAAATCCATCATCAACAGTTTCTCCGTTTCGTCACCTGCTTGTTTCTTACTTTTGCCTCTTTCCTTGGAATGTGGCGTATTTTCTTTCTGTGAACTCATTGTTTGGAATGATCGTTAGTTCCAGTTGAAGCATAatctgaagagaaaaaaaaatcgaaagtgtTGTATATGAGaacgtaaaaaatttaaactggtAAAaggtgttatttttatttaattcacaaaattcttTTCAAAGAAAGTGTTTTATATAGTTTcattatttctataaaaatagtATTATCTATAGAGCTTTTGATAAATTGCTATATACCTacatttctatttaaaaaaaatgatagaaaccTTCATTTCTATCTAACGGCGTGTTCgcaaattgatttctttttgggtgatgcatcagtcgatcgatttttttgatagatgtcaaatcactttccaacacttttgcatacgtttgtttctaatttacgaacgccagcatcgataaaaaacaaatcacttcgatagaaaaaatcaatttacgaacacgccgtaaaaATTGATATGATATTTATTATGATTCATTCATCAAACTGAAACCTAcactcagaaatttaaaaaatattaaaaatattttgttttaattactctgacatttgactgacattaatatccagaaatattaaaaaataactatttcaattatttaaatttatgcacccgaataatttcttggcgtataatgatccaatgcataaaatttaataaccgagatattattttgttcaaacaaacgctttgtgatttgtgcgtttgagtcccAACTAAACGGGTATGAGCACGTGCTATGATTCTTCAGTTGCAAAATGCCGCtcaacttgactgcatgcaGATTCCATTCTTTTCGAATATGTGAATAATCTTCAAAAAGGATGGAATCAGTAGCagcaatttattattaaaaggaAAGTGCATTTGGTTTGTATGCTATGGTCAATAATGCACATTGACCATAGAACtaatacaaaaatcaaacgattttcgtttgctttttctgattatttctgctttaagcgtttgcTTTACGTCCcggctcaaacttttttttctgaccaccagatgtcgctTCCATAACAATCCTCccatttctcaatgcataaattttaatcgcagaaatatttctcagagagaaatatcccagtaattacaccatgagaaatatccttgtgcgtaaagagggagaaacgtgaaaatacctaaaacttaattgtttgatattttatttatttctgagtatACTGAAACCACTTGATCTGTTTTTGTTGTTGGGTTTTAATTTCATGGCTTGAGTGTCAAACTCATATCGCGAACCCACTTGATCCAGGGGGTGACAtgcctatcctttgtcattgattttgacaaccatcaaaattacgggcccacgattttgtgggcccataacaaacctgacatttgcTGTCATCGAACCGGACTAGATGTCAAATCCTAGAAATTTATGAATGATTGCACACTAACACAACAATCATTCTGtttcctcattggttgaaattttgactttttcaactctctaactgctttgagaggaaaacaccataatcATTACTCCCGatggattgaaaaaaag
This sequence is a window from Uranotaenia lowii strain MFRU-FL chromosome 3, ASM2978415v1, whole genome shotgun sequence. Protein-coding genes within it:
- the LOC129755488 gene encoding protein MIX23, producing the protein MSSIQECGDFSQFQEELKRMRALDDKIIYALNTSLPTESFKGQINPETQCRDLHRQLAAGYSYRQDTIKKCIQSCADNVKALKDKREQNRDDVKLNKEFKSEQRKLRLLQTELSVEDIIRERTQKTFRERCRMFVNVDTL
- the LOC129755489 gene encoding DNA repair protein SWI5 homolog — its product is MSSQKENTPHSKERGKSKKQAGDETEKLLMMDLLHKYNDIKDATQKVLGALAVLEGVTVKEMHEKYNLPLDS